A stretch of Pseudomonas sp. LRP2-20 DNA encodes these proteins:
- the orn gene encoding oligoribonuclease → MQNPQNLIWIDLEMTGLDPDHDVIIEMATIVTDSELNTLAEGPVIAIHHSDEVLARMDEWNTRTHGASGLTQRVRDSKISMAEAEAQTIAFLEQWVPKGKSPICGNSICQDRRFLYRHMRGLENYFHYRNLDVSTLKELAARWAPNVRDSFKKGSTHLALDDIRESIAELRHYREHFIKV, encoded by the coding sequence ATGCAGAACCCACAGAACCTGATCTGGATCGATCTGGAAATGACCGGCCTGGATCCGGACCACGACGTCATCATCGAGATGGCCACCATCGTCACTGACAGCGAGCTGAACACCCTGGCCGAAGGCCCTGTGATCGCCATCCACCACAGCGACGAAGTGCTGGCGCGCATGGATGAGTGGAACACCCGCACCCATGGCGCCTCGGGCCTGACCCAGCGCGTGCGCGACAGCAAGATCAGCATGGCCGAAGCTGAAGCGCAGACCATCGCCTTCCTCGAACAATGGGTGCCGAAAGGCAAGTCGCCGATCTGCGGCAACAGCATCTGCCAGGATCGCCGTTTCCTTTACCGCCACATGCGCGGCCTGGAAAACTACTTCCACTATCGCAACCTCGATGTCTCCACCCTGAAGGAACTGGCTGCGCGCTGGGCGCCGAACGTGCGTGACAGCTTCAAGAAGGGCAGCACGCACCTGGCGCTGGACGATATCCGCGAGTCGATCGCCGAACTGCGCCACTATCGCGAGCATTTCATCAAGGTATGA
- a CDS encoding trimeric intracellular cation channel family protein produces MLLMLYLIAITAEAMTGALSAGRRGMDWFGVVLIACVTALGGGSVRDVLLGHYPLTWVKHPEYLVLTSFAALLTIFIAPMMRRLRSLFLVLDALGLVAFTLIGCMTALEMGQGMLVASISGVITGVFGGILRDIFCNDIPLVFRRELYASVSFAAAWFYLGCVYFKLPAEQGMLLTLFGGFLVRLLAIRFHWEMPKFHYNDQQ; encoded by the coding sequence ATGTTGTTGATGCTCTACCTGATTGCCATCACCGCCGAAGCCATGACCGGTGCCCTGTCTGCCGGCCGCCGCGGCATGGACTGGTTTGGCGTGGTGCTGATCGCCTGCGTGACTGCCCTGGGTGGCGGCTCGGTGCGCGACGTGCTGCTTGGTCATTACCCGTTGACCTGGGTGAAGCACCCGGAATACCTGGTGCTGACCAGCTTTGCCGCGCTGCTGACCATTTTCATCGCACCGATGATGCGCCGTTTGCGCTCGTTGTTCCTGGTGCTGGATGCCCTGGGCCTGGTGGCCTTTACCCTGATTGGCTGCATGACCGCGCTGGAAATGGGGCAGGGCATGCTGGTGGCGTCGATCAGCGGGGTGATCACTGGGGTGTTTGGCGGGATCCTGCGGGATATCTTCTGTAACGACATCCCATTGGTGTTCCGTCGTGAGCTGTATGCCAGTGTGTCGTTCGCGGCGGCTTGGTTCTATCTGGGCTGCGTGTACTTCAAGCTACCGGCGGAGCAGGGGATGCTGCTGACCTTGTTCGGCGGCTTCCTGGTGCGCTTGCTGGCGATCCGTTTCCATTGGGAAATGCCCAAGTTCCACTACAACGACCAGCAATAA
- the queG gene encoding tRNA epoxyqueuosine(34) reductase QueG translates to MSACTPDLAQLAQSIKIWGQELGFAHVGIAGVDLGEHEQHLQRWLDAGYQGEMEYLGAHGSKRAHPDQLIPGTVRVVSLRMDYLPGDTQMAQRLAQPEKAYVSRYALGRDYHKLVRKRVQFLADRIQEAIGPFGYRAFVDSAPVLEKALAEQAGLGWIGKNTLLLNRKAGSYFFLAELFVDLPLPVDEAHTSEHCGRCQACLDICPTQAFVGPYELDARRCISYLTIELRGPIPVELRSMMGNRVFGCDDCQIVCPWNRFANYSKEQDFQPRHGLDNAELAEMFLWDERTFLRKTEGGPLRRAGYERFLRNLAVGLGNAPSTIPVIEALKARREDESELVREHVEWALDRHGVERG, encoded by the coding sequence ATGTCCGCCTGTACCCCTGACCTCGCCCAACTGGCCCAATCCATCAAGATCTGGGGCCAAGAACTCGGTTTTGCCCACGTCGGCATCGCCGGTGTCGACCTTGGCGAGCACGAACAACACCTGCAGCGCTGGCTCGACGCCGGCTACCAGGGCGAAATGGAGTACCTTGGTGCCCATGGCAGCAAACGCGCCCACCCCGACCAACTGATCCCCGGCACGGTACGCGTGGTATCACTGCGCATGGACTACCTGCCCGGCGACACACAGATGGCGCAACGCCTGGCCCAGCCGGAAAAGGCCTACGTGTCGCGCTACGCCCTGGGCCGCGACTACCACAAGCTGGTGCGCAAGCGCGTGCAGTTCCTGGCGGACCGCATCCAGGAAGCGATCGGCCCGTTCGGTTACCGCGCCTTCGTCGACAGCGCGCCGGTGCTGGAGAAGGCCCTGGCCGAACAAGCCGGGCTGGGCTGGATCGGCAAGAATACCCTGCTGCTCAACCGCAAGGCCGGCAGCTATTTCTTCCTGGCCGAACTGTTCGTCGACCTGCCGCTGCCGGTGGACGAGGCCCATACCAGTGAACACTGCGGGCGCTGCCAGGCGTGCCTGGACATCTGCCCGACCCAGGCGTTCGTCGGGCCGTACGAGCTGGATGCTCGGCGCTGCATCTCCTACCTGACCATCGAGTTGCGCGGGCCGATTCCGGTCGAGCTGCGCTCGATGATGGGCAATCGGGTGTTTGGCTGCGATGACTGCCAGATCGTCTGCCCCTGGAACCGTTTTGCCAATTACAGCAAGGAGCAGGACTTCCAGCCGCGGCATGGGCTGGATAATGCCGAGCTGGCTGAAATGTTCCTGTGGGACGAGCGCACCTTCTTGCGCAAGACCGAGGGCGGGCCGCTGCGCCGGGCGGGTTATGAGCGTTTTTTGCGCAACCTGGCGGTAGGGCTGGGTAATGCGCCCTCGACGATTCCGGTGATCGAGGCGTTGAAGGCGCGGCGCGAAGATGAGTCGGAGCTGGTGCGCGAGCATGTGGAATGGGCGCTGGACCGGCACGGCGTTGAAAGGGGATGA